One genomic region from Rosa rugosa chromosome 1, drRosRugo1.1, whole genome shotgun sequence encodes:
- the LOC133717734 gene encoding AAA-ATPase At3g50940-like yields MASSSSSSSSSAEANLATAKTVLSAVASVAATAMLARSIAQDFLPHEVQDYFFSGIRSFFTRFSNQLTMVIDEFDGLVGNQIYESAEVYLGSRVSPSTHRLKVSKPEKEKSFTLTMESNEEIVDFFKGVKFNWVLVCRQVESNNFYNPRDLNSSLRSQVRCFELSFHKKYLDLVLNSYLHHILKEAKSMKQEKKTIKIFTMDHNNLYCNLADAWTPTNLDHPATFETLALDSEIKNFILRDLDRFIKRREYYRKVGKAWKRGYLLYGPPGTGKSSLIAAMANYLNFDIYDLELTELRCNTELRRLLISMANRSILVVEDIDCTIEFQDRMAESNVANGSQDKQVTLSGLLNFIDGLWSSCGDERIIIFTTNHKEKLDPALLRPGRMDVHVNMSYCTPTGFRLLAANYLGIKDHTLFEAIEKQIEITEVTPAEVAEQLIQGDEPDNALQGLIEFLKVKKKENEEAEAKRKQEELEAKEKEKETAAKEAENKNDEKPDGDEKSNKKVDN; encoded by the exons atggcctcctcctcttcttcttcttcttcttcagctgaAGCCAACCTAGCCACGGCCAAGACCGTCCTCTCCGCCGTCGCTTCCGTGGCGGCCACGGCAATGTTAGCAAGGTCCATAGCCCAAGACTTCCTCCCCCATGAGGTCCAAGACTACTTCTTCtccggcatcagaagcttcttcACTCGCTTCTCTAACCAACTCACCATGGTCATCGACGAGTTCGATGGTCTCGTCGGCAACCAGATTTACGAGTCTGCGGAGGTCTACTTGGGCTCCAGAGTCTCTCCGTCGACGCACAGACTCAAAGTCAGCAAGCCCGAGAAGGAGAAGAGCTTCACTCTCACTATGGAGAGCAATGAAGAGATTGTGGACTTCTTCAAAGGGGTCAAGTTCAACTGGGTCTTGGTCTGCAG GCAGGTTGAAAGCAACAACTTCTACAACCCTCGTGACCTGAATTCGTCTCTGAGGTCACAAGTAAGGTGCTTTGAGCTCAGCTTCCACAAGAAGTACTTGGACTTGGTTCTGAACTCTTACCTCCACCACATTTTGAAAGAGGCCAAATCCATGAAGCAAGAAAAGAAGACAATCAAAATCTTCACCATGGATCATAACAATCTCTACTGCAATTTGGCGGATGCTTGGACTCCGACGAATCTCGATCACCCTGCAACCTTTGAGACCTTAGCTCTGGACTCGGAGATCAAGAATTTCATTCTTCGAGATCTTGACAGGTTCATCAAGAGGAGGGAGTACTATAG GAAAGTAGGGAAGGCATGGAAGCGAGGGTACTTGTTGTATGGACCCCCGGGAACCGGAAAATCGAGCTTGATTGCTGCAATGGCGAATTACTTGAACTTTGACATCTATGACTTGGAGCTCACGGAACTGAGGTGCAACACTGAGCTTAGGAGGCTGCTCATTTCAATGGCGAATAGGTCAATACTGGTTGTGGAAGATATTGATTGCACCATTGAATTTCAAGATCGAATGGCCGAGTCAAATGTCGCAAATGGATCCCAAGATAAGCAG GTGACACTATCAGGATTGCTTAATTTCATTGATGGGCTGTGGTCGAGTTGTGGCGATGAAAGGATCATAATCTTCACAACTAATCACAAAGAAAAGCTCGACCCTGCACTCTTGCGCCCTGGTCGCATGGACGTTCATGTTAACATGTCCTACTGCACTCCAACTGGATTTAGGCTTCTTGCAGCTAATTACCTCGGAATCAAAGACCACACACTGTTTGAGGCAATTGAGAAACAAATTGAAATCACTGAAGTAACGCCTGCAGAAGTAGCTGAGCAACTGATACAGGGTGATGAACCGGACAATGCACTGCAAGGCCTGATTGAATTTCTcaaagtgaagaagaaggaaaatgaGGAAGCCGAGGCGAAGAGGAAGCAAGAAGAGCTAGAAgccaaggaaaaggaaaaggaaaccgCTGCTAAAGAAGCTGAGAATAAGAATGATGAGAAACCAGATGGTGATGAGAAAAGTAACAAGAAAGTAGACAATTGA